DNA sequence from the Pseudoduganella plicata genome:
GCCGAAAATCCTGCTGGAATACCGCGGCATGGCCAAGCTGAAGTCCACCTACACGGACAAGCTGCCGAAGATGATCAACCCGCAGACGGGGCGCGTGCACACCAACTACGCGCAGGCCGTGGCGGTGACGGGCCGCCTGGCGTCGAACGATCCGAACCTGCAGAACATCCCGATCCGCACGGCGGAAGGGCGGCGCATCCGCGAGGCGTTCATCGCGCCCGAAGGCAGCCACCTGGTGTCGGCCGACTATTCGCAGATCGAGCTGCGCATCATGGCGCACATTTCGGGCGACGAGGCGATGCTGCGCGCGTTTGCCGAAGGCGTCGACATTCACCGCGCCACGGCGGCGGAGATCTTCGGCGTGCCGCCCGATGAGGTGAACAGCGAACAGCGCCGCTATGCAAAGGTGATCAACTTCGGCCTGATCTATGGCATGAGCGCATTTGGCCTGGCCGCCAACCTGGGCATCGACCGCACCGCGGCGCAGAACTACATCGACCGGTACTTCGCGCGCTTCTCCGGCGTCAAGCAATACATGGACGAGACGCGCCTGGAAGCGAAAGCCAACGGCTTCGTGAAGACCGTATTCGGGCGCCGCCTGTGGCTCCCCGAGATCAATTCGCCGAACGGCCCGCGCCGCCAGGGCGCCGAACGGGCCGCCATCAACGCCCCAATGCAGGGCACGGCAGCGGACCTGATCAAGCTGGCGATGATCGCCGTGCAGGACTGGCTGGAGAAGGAAAACCTGAAGTCGCGCATGATCATGCAGGTGCACGATGAACTGGTACTGGAAGTGCCGGACGACGAACTGGCGCTGGTGCGCGAGACGTTGCCGACGCTGATGGCAGGGGTGGCGCAACTGAAGGTGCCACTGGTCGCCGAAGTTGGGGTAGGGAAGAACTGGGAGGAAGCGCACTAAGGTCGCATGCGACCTTAGGCGCTTCCGCGCACTAAGCGAGCATCATCACTCAGGCGCTTCCGCGCACTGAGCGAGCATCATCGCTTAGGCGCTTCCGCGCACTGAGCGAGCATCATCGCTCAGGCGCTTCCGCGCACTGAGCGAGCATCATCGCTCAGGCGCTTCCGCGCCCCGATGTCGTCGAGCTGCCCGGTCGACGCGCTGGAACGGCTGAGGAGGGCCGGGGTCAGACCCGGCGGGTCTGACCCCAGGGGTCCTCAACCGAAGTCCAGCACACAGAATAAAGTTGGCTTTTTTGTACCGTTGTGGTTCAATTTTCCTGCTAACCATCCAGGAGAACCCATGAACGACCTGCACAACGATGCAAAGAGCCTGATCGGCGAGCCAGAAGGCATCAGCCGGCGCGACATGCTGAAGGCGGCGCTGGGTACCGGCTTTGCCGCCGCCGTGCTGCCCGTGAGCGCGCAGACCGCTGTCAAGACCGACACGGAAGGCCTGACGGCCGACACGGTGACCGTCTCCGTCGACGGGTACCCGGTGCCCGTGTACCGCGCGCAGCCGGCCGGCAAGACGGGGCTGCCCGTCATCCTCGTCATCTCCGAAATCTTCGGCGTGCACGAATATATCGCCGACGTGGCGCGGCGCTTCGCCAAGCAGGGCTACCTGGCGCTGGCCCCGAACCTGTTCGCACGCCAGGGCGACCCGCAAAAGGAACCGTCGATCGCCGAGCTGCAGAAGAACATCATCAGCAAGACGCCCGATATGCAGGTGCTGCGCGACCTGGACGCGGTGGTCGCGTGGGCGAAGCAGAACGGCGGCAGCGCCGACAAGCTGGCCATCACCGGCTTCTGCTGGGGCGGACGGATCACGTGGCTGTACGCCGCGCACAACCCGAACGTCAGGGCCGGCGTCGCGTGGTACGGCCGGCTGGTGGGAGAGGCGTCGCCGAATACGCCCAGGCACCCGGTCGATGTTGCTGCATCTCTGAAGGCGCCGATTCTGGGGCTGTACGGCGCCAAGGACCAGGGCATCCCGCAGGAGTCGATCGAGAAGATGAAGACGGAGCTGGCCAAGGGTTCGAGCAAGTCGACGTTCGTCGTCTACCCGAATTCCGGCCACGCGTTCCATGCCGACTACCGCCCCAGCTTCGTGGCCGAGGATGCGAAGGACGGCTGGAAGCGCACGCTGGACTGGCTCAAGGAGCACGGCGTCGGCTGACGTACGCCACGATTTTGACAGCCAATTGAGCAAAAGTGCGAGCCGGACGGTAAAATGTCCGGTTTGCGCGCGTTCAGCCGTCCCGGCAGCGCGCGCCGCGGCAAAGCACAAGAGGCTCCAAAATCGATCCGGTACTCACATCCATCCTGCTGGCCACCACGGTTGCCGGCATCGTCAGCATTTCCGCGGCGGCGATCTTTTCGTTTACGCTGCTGTCCCGGGTCGTCGAACGCATGGTCAGCCTGTCGGTGGGCATCATGCTGTCCACGTCGCTGCTGCATGCGCTGCCCGAGGCTTTTGAGTCCGGCGCCGATCCGCGCACGCTGTTCGGCACCCTGCTGGCCGGCCTG
Encoded proteins:
- a CDS encoding dienelactone hydrolase family protein yields the protein MNDLHNDAKSLIGEPEGISRRDMLKAALGTGFAAAVLPVSAQTAVKTDTEGLTADTVTVSVDGYPVPVYRAQPAGKTGLPVILVISEIFGVHEYIADVARRFAKQGYLALAPNLFARQGDPQKEPSIAELQKNIISKTPDMQVLRDLDAVVAWAKQNGGSADKLAITGFCWGGRITWLYAAHNPNVRAGVAWYGRLVGEASPNTPRHPVDVAASLKAPILGLYGAKDQGIPQESIEKMKTELAKGSSKSTFVVYPNSGHAFHADYRPSFVAEDAKDGWKRTLDWLKEHGVG